The Lineus longissimus chromosome 10, tnLinLong1.2, whole genome shotgun sequence genome segment GTGGGTTTTGCAGTAAGAAACACCAACTTACTGATGTCTAACTTTGTGAAAGACAAAGGACAATAAATTGTAAGATGACGCCAACCGTCTGCCTGGTTCAAACACTGACTCCAACCTGCTTACCTTTGCGACCGTGGACAGGAATGCGTTCCCAATACCCCGTCCTCTGAATTCCGGTTTGACATAAAGATCTTCGAGGTAGATCATCCTTCCTTCCCATGTTGAATAGGTGAAGAAATATAAACAGTAGCCAACGGTAAGAGTCTTGCCTGGAAGAGAATGATAGGCCGGGATCAACCAGACTCTCACCAATTGTGATACGAACCaacacatgtacataaaaacaATGCAAACTACATGAACTTAGGCAATGATGGCAAAACGAAACAAAGGGTTGAATACTGGCGCCATCTGTCAATGTTAGCACAACCACCCCGACAAGGATCAAGACTTCCTTTAAACTATCGTCAATCAGCATGGCCAGTGATTGCACTTGGTACACCTCAGCATTTTGGTGAACGAAAAAAGTTGCGCTGTGCGAACGGGATAAATCAGTTAATAAGTTCATCCGGAACATGGCTCCTTTTCCCACCGAGTATTCAGGTCAGATTGTGACTAGGATAATATGAGTTATGCATATTTTATGTTGAAATCTCACCCTTGTCTTGCACTTCAGCAACGTAACAATGGAAGTACCGGTCTTCTCCGAATCCATCACGACGTAGCACTGGAAATCAAAGACTGGCGTAAATTGTGTACCGTGAAACATATTAATTTTGCCACCCCTTGAATATCGGTATACATCTAATTGTGATCaatagcaacaaaaaaaaatgtgacaaaattatttttgatAATATCCCGCATCCGTCATTTAGGAGATATATATTAAGTGGTGGTAATACTTGCACACACCACCACACAAACTTGCAATGTAGCGTCGTTTACTATgtaaaatttacagtacattgtGCCTCGTTTTCGCCGCAGCGGTTTGGTGTCGCAATCATTACCACTTGGGACGCAGCACGTAGTTCGCCCAAGAGTTCCAGGACGAAACGGAGAGTGCCCTACGCAAAATCATTATGCCAAAGATGCTGAGCAAATCCCTCGATAATTTTATGAACTGCATTTTTAAATAGCTGAACAACTACCAAAGATTTTTGCAATTTATTCCAGCTTCTCACCATCAGCACCGATCTTGACCTGCTCTGGCATATTTTCATAAACGGCAAGTTcctgaaataaaacagaaaCCGATAGAGAGTTAGAGATTCATACATTTCTTGTCAAGTCGGTTACAAGTGAGTGAGGCGTATATTCGCATGTACGGATGAAGTCCTCAACAGATTCCATGACCCAGCGGCCGCTTTGAATAGGCCGAGTTCCGTGTCCATGGGACCCCATATTAATCATGCACAATAAACACATACCGAAAGACGAGAGAGGAATGCTGACTCCGTAATACAGAAATATGTGGCGAGTAATCAAGCTTTTATGTCAGGTCTTTTTGTAGATTTACGATTTTTTAATTGATGAGGTGTAAAAACCTTGGTGATAGATTGTGACGCTAAACGTACAATGTAGCACTCTTGTGACACTCTCAGACTTGACTCTGTGACACTCTCGCACTTGCCTCTGTGACACTCTCAGACTTGACTCTGTGACACTCTCGCATTTGACTCTGTGACACTCTCGCACTTGACTCTGTGACACTCTCGCACTTGACTCTGTGGCACTCTCGCACTTGACTCTGTGATACTCTCAGACTTGACTCTGTGACACTCTCGCACTTGACTCTGTGACACTCTCAGACTTGACTCTGTGACACTCTCGCGCTTGACTCTGTGACACTCTCGCACTTGACTCTGTGGCACTCTCGCACTTGACTCTGTGATACTCTCAGACATGACTCTGCGAAACTCTCAGATTCGACTCTGTGACACTCTCGCACCTGACTCTGTGACACTCTCACACTTGACTCTGTGACACTCTCAGACTTGACTCTCAAGGGTTGACTGTTTTAGAATGACCTACCTTGATCAGATCTACGATTGCTTCACAGTCCTCCGACACAGACACCCTGATGTGAAAGCCATTTTCAGTGCTTGAGTCAGACATGCTGACACTCTCCGACTTGACTCTGTGACACTCTCACACTTGACACTGTTACACTCTCACACTTGACTTAGTGACACTGTCAGCTTGACTCTCAGAGTTGACTCTGCCACAGAAAACGACTAGATACGATAATGGACAGTATGTATTCAGCATGAGGCCTACTTATAGGCCTATACGCGCATGTCCATTAATACTATAGCCTTGAGATAACACGCTCAAATTCTAAAACTATACATACTGAATACTACATATAGGTCAACTAGGCCTAATTTATCATAACCTTAACCTTATCGCCGAATTAGGCCTATGCTGGGTGACATGATTGTAAGTTCTGATTGAGTATTTGCAACTCTGTCTTCTGCTATGTATTTCAGAAATCTTCGCAAATGGCAAAATTAAAAAGGCGCGAAGATTTGGCGGTTTACAGTACTTAGGGCTGGAGTGTTTCCCCCTCATTGTGTCAACCCTAactaagcccgcagcacactagccgccaactttggcgacaagaagcgttcggctgacgcctctcgacgccaaagttcgcggccagtggatcccggtcagagcacacctgcccagaattggcgtccagtagcgtcttttccgccactccagcccatcctgggccatgcggcgcgaaatcatgtgacatcaagacgcaagctgattggccatagcgtcgccgccgacgccaactcaggcggcaatccgtagcacacctggcttcttcttgcgttcaaacgcggcgacacgcgtcaaaaatcaaacatgttagatatttggcgtttagctgcggcaagtggcggcaagtcgcgttcgccgacgcagTTCGTAGctgactagggatttttcaggcgttcaggactcttgcggcaaaaaacgccagtgaacgccgaagttggtggctagtgtgctgcgggcttaagagATCAACAGACACGTTTTTCTACTGATGTGTCCCTTTTATatcctgaaaataaaataaccGCAGATGTTACTCCGTTGTGAAACAAATCTACTCGTCCAAAAGGAAAAGGCTGTTATTCGTTGGCAGATTATGTTCGAATCTGCACTCTTGAAATCTACATTTTTTCTGAAggccctacatgtatttcttcctGGGGGCTGTTTATATCCTTTTCTCCTTGCCTGAAACCCCACCCCACTTCGTTACATGTACGACGGCGATAGTGAAGTCCGGATCACAGACTATTTTTCTGGCCAATATACCCgggcccggtgtgacagcggatatagtccccctggagtcatagtccggtagcattgtatttgaccaattaagcagcatgatctattgtaccgctaaccctaaccaaaacatgtagcaatgcgggctattgttacacggactatcagccctaggactactatcccttgcacacctgtgtaaaaggaatggacgttcTAGGattgcaggaccccatacaatagctgtgcattgtcaacgaatgtggttaatggtttggttaggaatagctacataatcttcaacaaaggaactcggcgactctattcactttaactaaatgaccggacttagattccggggggacttgcatttcttttacaccggtctcAATGCTGTTTCACCTGATACTCCCTTTAAATTGATAAAGCATCTCGACGCCATCTATTGATAATTTAACACACTATTAGgcagtatatatacatgtacatgtataaggaaaaatcttgacactagaggcgctgattccGTTCCTTGTAACGCAAATTTTTAGAAGTACGATATATCAATTCTGTTAAATTTCTCCTAACATTTCGATTTTTGAGATTAATCATGTCCAAACTAGTTGAATAAGAGTGCGGCCATATTAAATGTATGTTTTAGGAGCCTATAATGAAGTTTATTTTAGTTCTTGGTTTGGAGATGACTTGTTGGACTAAGAGTCCCGGGAACTTTTTACAAACACGTGCGTGTCGGTAGACTGACGAATTGCTGCTGTCTacattgtatacagatagcgcatAGAGAATTGGGGTCAAGACAAAACGGGGCCTGGCCCAAGAGTAGCATAGCTTTTGCTCTGCGCTGAGATGTGGTTAGAAACTAAATCTCATTTTTGATTTGGTCTTGCCTAACCGATCCAGGAAGTTTGCAAAGTGTGCAGAAAAGAAGtgtattacagtagaacctcccttagcagacacctgtttataaagaacaacctctctgttaaggacactagtttggtcccaaattggttgtttccatttaatttgacctctctaatcaggacacctctattaagggcagcacttgtcattcccgagggtgtccttgatagagaggttctactgtattattaAAATTTTCTACCAGGGATCTGCTGATCTATCaagttattttcatgatttcgaAATTTACAATAGCATTAGCTTGACAAAGGTAGGCTAATTCGTGCACCATATGTGCGATTCTTGAATACCTGAGATGTCTCATGACACACTTTTTGTCCCAAGAATGCTTTCGGTTTATTATTCTTAAAATAGTTTTAAGGCTCTGTATATAAAACATACTTAAGTCATGTGGTCATTCATTCAATCTTGGTTAAGGAAGTAATAAACGCCAAATTTTAAAGCCTGAGTTCTACTGATCTACATGCATACTTCATTACTGCTgtttatcaaatacatgtaccttcttGATCAGGATACCAAGTAAAAAAGGTGAGTTCTACTGACTTATACTTCATTACTGGGGTTTATCTTAGACATTCTTGCTCAGGATACAAAGTAAAAAAGGTGCTATGACTACAATGCCGAAAAATGCTGTGTTATAGTTCTAGGGGAAACCGCTGCGCAATGGAAGCGAAcaaaaaatgaaaggaaatgggcGCTAGGTAACCAGTCGGTCAATGAAAAATCCTCTCATGTTCACCTCGGGATACTAGTTGATAAATACTTAAAGTCTACGCAGCGAACTATTGAAGCTGCTCAGAAACTGAAGAATACGCTCATGAGCATAATTGGGCCAAATCAGCAGCCAAGTGGTTTCAGCCCAATAATAAGCCACAACTTGTACAGAACGATTTGCCTTCCCAGAGCTCTTTATGgagctgaaatttggtgtcaggaaATTGCTCTCTCAGAGCTGTTAATTCTAGAAAGAGCCCACCGTTACTGTCTTAAAAGGATGCAAGGATTTAATCGGCTAACGAGCACAACCGTGTGCCAAGCAATGATAGGCAGTCCTACGCTACAGTGTTACTTGGACAGAAGGTGTTTGCAATTTTTCAGGCAACttgcaaaaatgtctgaaaattcccttcctttGAAAGTTCTAAAATGCCGATATGCCAATATGGTCGAACGTGCGGGTAAAGACAGTAATAAAAGTTTAGGCTATGTTCCAAACCTCGTAAAGCTTATGGACAAATATAATTGCCGTGAATATCTGACCGATTACTTTGAAtcggatacatgtagctttccagATAAAGGAATCTGGAAAATTATAGTGAACGAAGCAACATtactgtttgaaaataaacgatttgtgttagactgccaagaaaatggccatcagagaatactgaacattgaaaagtctctaGACTTTCCGTCTATGCTCTGGATTTGTGCAAAGAACGATCCGAACTTAGCATCAAATTATGCCTTTCTGGCAAAGTTGTGTACACTGCGTGTCGAACCAACCGAAAAATCCTGCGAACAATGTAACAGCGTCTCCACGGACCctcaagttcactttttttgtcAATGCACTGCCTTTAGCAGTAACAGGGACCGGTTTTGGGACAGCATTGAGCAAAAATGCGACGTTAATGTTAGTAGCGAACTGTGGAATATGATGGACAGTGATTTGGTCGAAACATTGCTGGGGAGGCAAACAGATAGCCTCGATTTTGACGAAATGTCACAAGTTCTGGGTGTTACTGCCGCCACCTGGCGGCCGTGAGAAAATGTTTAAGGCGAAATAGTTCAGAGACACCTTTActttaatttcttgatttgtctcgtgcaattttgatttgttgcttgttgtaaataactatacattactgttgttctgtaatcttctaacaaggaggaaataaagaaatatataaagaaatatatattgctCGGAATATAGGCTTATTGGTGATAGGCTTATTATaggcaatatacatgtatatatgtaaaCATACCGGTCATGTCGGCCTACTTTCAAAATCTTGGTTAAGGAGTAAGTGATAACGccaaattcattttgaaaggTGGGTTTCACTGATTAGTACTTAACTCATTACTGGGGTTTATCCTATACATTGTTTGCTCAGGATACCCATTTTATGAGGTGAGTTCTACTGATTTatgcagcagaacctctctattaagtacaccctagggactgacaagtgctgtcctcaacagagaggtgtcttgataagagaggtcaaattgaatgggaacaaccaatttgggatgaaaaCTAGGGTCCTAAATagaaatgttgtccttaatagagaggtgtctactaagggaggttccactctatgtTGTTTCTGGGGTTTATCATACATTCTTGCTCATGATGCCCTTTTTATAAGACAAATTCTACTGAGATGTACATAATTGCTCAGAATGCCTAACATTTGACAAAtacagtggcacctcccttagcaggcacctctctatgaaggacaccctctatattaaggacagtagtttgggtcccaaattggtttccattcaatttgacgtctctaatcaggacacctctctattaaggacagcacttgtcagtcccgagggtgtccttaatagagaggttctactgtaactttGTAATGTTAAATATCTGTCCATTTCCAGCTTTCACTATGGATGTGGACCAGGTTCTGATGGAATCCCTTGCCCCACAGCAGAGACTGAAATTGTGCAAACAGCTTAGACAGGAACAGGTAAAAAACTTTgtgcaaatacagtagaacctctctattaaggacaccctcaggactgacaagtgctgtccttattacagaggtgtattgattagagaggtgaaattgaatggaaacaaccaatttgggaccagaactattgtcctcaatagagagggtgtccttattagagagggtgtccttattagagaggtgtctgctaagggaggttccagtaTTCTGTAAAAACTGAGAGGGTTAACCCTTCCTGTGCAGCTGGTGAGATATTCCTGGCTGACACTATTCTGGGACATAAATTtcattatgtatgtatgtatgtatattggCAGGGAGAAAATAAACTGATATAGTCATCCACAGACGCCAGCACTGCATTGACagcatacagtggaacctcccttaacagacacctctcaattagtgacaacttctctattaaggacactagttttggtcccaacaAATTGGCTCttaccatttaatttgacctctcttatcaggacacctctctattaaggacagaacttatcagtcccgatggtgtccttaatagagaggttctactgtattttgataTTGGCGAGATTTTCTTGCCTGCCGCACATAGTCAGAATTTCATAGCGTCATTTAggggaaccttccttagcggacaactctcttataagaacaccctctctattaaggacactacacGTAGTTTTGGTCCATAATTGGTTGTTGcgattccatttgacctctctaatcaggacacctctctaatcaggacacctctctattaaggacagtacttttcattCACATGCCACACATGACAGttatgccgggggggggggggggttcagacTGGCCCTGACGACCGAAAATTTACGTCTGGAAGCTAAGCTGGATAGGATTTTGAAACTTCTGAATAGAAAGGTTTtaaatacagtggaatctcccttaggGGACtcctctattaaggataacctctctattaaggacacttgttttggtcccaagttggttgtttcaattcaatttcacctctctaatcaggacaactctctattagggacagcacttgtcactcccgagggtgtccttaatagagaggttctaatgttcATGTCAAGTGTCTTACTGGGGGGTACAAGTGTTCACATTGACTGTTGCATTAGAAAATGACATCAGAGTGTAATTGCTTCCTTTGCCATTTTTTCAGATCAAGAAATATCACGAGTGGCAGCAGCATGGTCCTGAACCACCAAAGAAACCTGTGAAAGATAAAGTCGACAAgaccaagaagaaaaagaggagGCCCAGAAATGTACGCTTTAAGAATCGTGACGTTATTTACGACGCTGTGGCACGATTCGATGACAGGGAAGGTATGGTAGTTTAGTTCAGATTTCATGACTAGATGGCGCTGAAAGATTAttacactagaacctctctatttaggacaccctccagactgacaagtgctgtccttactagaAAGGTGACCTGATTAGAgcagtcaaattgaatagaCAATCTATTtcggaccaaaactaatgtcctttatagagagggtgtccttagtacaGAGGTATACGCTAGGCAGATTCCACTCTAGTTGTTACACCTGCACTTAGGGTGCACAAATGCTCAAAACAAAATCTATCTGGCATTCGCATATTAAGCTGAGCTCAACTTAGAAGCATTTTCAGGCTAGCTACAAAAAGCTGTGTTCAATTCAAAGagtcatgccgatccaccgtcatTGTGCGTATATACATCCTTCTCCGCCGTAAACTCCCCCCTGATCGGctgtcagaagggctgttactttatcggtagtctccctgcattcccttcctttctaacgcgtccatgtcgcgacaacactaacattacactcactcgtggttgtcgcacaagacacgcactgaaagccatcataattgaagaccagtcGGCATGCAAAGAGTTGTCAGCAATGTCGTTTTGAAATGACACCAATATGTTACTGACTGTGCAACTGATAATACTCGAGATGCAGTGGTCaattttaaaggccatatatcaaggtttgaaaacatgcttgatactcatgaaatatgttgagggttaaaaaaacaagatcccagacattaaaaaaattctaataataaagtcattatttagttatttcaattttcaattttaaactatttgaatttcccactgGTGATTCTTGATAAATGATAACATTCCATTCTTCTTCCAGTCTTGCAACTTCTCAAGGCCGGAGAGAGCCCCGATACATCCATGGACACTGGTGTGTCACTCTTACACAAGGTAAGAAAATTGAGGGATCTttgaacgaacggcgtacccctaaATGTCTACGGACGGTGCATTGCTTCTGAgactttgttttgatttggaaaataataattatgatatacctagttttcaaggtttGGCACCAATCATGAATTTCTCAGTTTCATCTTGATCCACAAGGAATTATACAATGAGACCTCCCGTAGCTGCcaactctctaataaggacactcgttttggtcctaaattggttgttgacctctctaatcaggacacctctctattaaggacagtacttgtcaatcCCAcgggtgtccttactagagaggttctactgtcttGGTGTTTTTCTGAGGTATTCTTTCTTAATTTTCTAGTGTTGTGCCGATGACAATGTCTCCATGACTGAGTTGCTTCTCACCCAAAAGGCCAATGTCAACAAGGCAGACGATGACCTATGGACCCCACTCCATGTCGCTGCATCCCTGGACCACTCGGAAATAGTACAGCTGCTACTTCAGGTAATACCGGCAGTATTCATCAGCAGTTTGTCAGAAGAAGTATTCATTAGGGCCGGGTTGTTCAAAAGtcacgttaagtatccttaacACCTTCCCTGCCAAATGACGTTTTTGAACGTCATCTGCATTTTGGAGCACCCTGCCAAATGACGTTTCAAAACGTCATTTacgaaaatttgaaattcgcgCCTTGTACTACGTTTTGTTTCCGTTCACGAATGTTCCCGGGCGCTTGTAGTCAGTTTCTAGCTGAAGATTCGTCAATTAGCTGTTGCCACTGCTAAACCACAAAATTGCTGTTGTATGTGCTACCGTGATGGCATTCGTAGAGACACCAGATATCGCTGTCGGGAGTGTAACATCCCCCTCTGCATGAACAAATGCTTTGCAGGGTACCACTCAAAGACTGTTGTATAAGGAAAAGTAGAGCATGAGCTACAAAGACTCTAAGTTTCATGTACGTAGCTTTAttccaaatatatttttcatacaGATGAAAAACGGTGAAATTGGTCAATTCTCTGGCCCGCGGCGTCTTATATAAGAAAAGCCTCTGGCAGGGAAGGTGTTAAggatgttatctctttcagttaaacatgTGAAAATgatcacgttaagacttaacgtctccGTTGAAGCTAAtagtgttttgaacaactccACCTTGGTCTATAACCCCATATATCCTTATGAGCACTgagcttaaagggggactataggcagaagcagaggggctaatttggccatcttcaggtgactaatacaAGTgtcaatcatttcgacatactgtgagatgtgagagacccctattggcgacttcgtgtaactttatcttgcctgcctagctgctgcctatattgtccctttaagatattATTACATAGATTTACTTGGTTCTCCCAGGTTCCATACAAAAACTGATTTTGTAAACGCTACTTTTTGTACAGAAATCCGCGAAGTGGTCATAGCAGACTAGCATGACTGTCTACTTGATCAGACATTCTATTTTTTTATTCCACTGATGTTCACAATATGATCTATTCTTAAGAGAAATTTAAGGTAGGCTGTGTAACATGATTGCATGCACAATGTACTATTTTTATAACACAGTCATACTCTTGTAAGACATAGTTTCACTACCTTAAGACGACAGGCTGGAATTTAGGTTAAATCTCCTGTGAATACCTTGAAGGCATTGTGATGACAATAATATATCATTTCAGTTCAATTGGCTGTCGGTTTATTTGGTGTGTGTTTTACGCATTAGT includes the following:
- the LOC135494926 gene encoding thialysine N-epsilon-acetyltransferase-like; protein product: MSDSSTENGFHIRVSVSEDCEAIVDLIKELAVYENMPEQVKIGADVLRRDGFGEDRYFHCYVAEVQDKGKTLTVGYCLYFFTYSTWEGRMIYLEDLYVKPEFRGRGIGNAFLSTVAKVGIDRDCCRIHFVCLDWNKSSIEFYKRKNGICLTEKEGWQMWRWDREAMKQIAQG